The Macaca thibetana thibetana isolate TM-01 chromosome 19, ASM2454274v1, whole genome shotgun sequence genome has a segment encoding these proteins:
- the TIMM13 gene encoding mitochondrial import inner membrane translocase subunit Tim13 translates to MEGGFGSDFGGSSSGKLDPGLIMEQVKVQIAVANAQELLQRMTDKCFRKCIGKPGGSLDNSEQKCIAMCMDRYMDAWNTVSRAYNSRLQRERANM, encoded by the exons ATGGAGGGCGGCTTCGGCTCCGATTTCGGGGGCTCCAGCAGCGGAAAGCTGGACCCAGGGCTCATAATGGAGCAGGTGAAGGTGCAGATCGCCGTGGCCAACGCGCAGGAGCTTCTGCAG AGGATGACGGACAAGTGTTTCCGGAAGTGTATCGGGAAACCTGGGGGCTCCCTGGACAACTCCGAGCAG AAGTGCATCGCCATGTGCATGGACCGCTACATGGACGCCTGGAACACCGTGTCCCGCGCCTACAACTCGCGGCTGCAGCGGGAACGAGCCAACATGTGA